From Echinicola soli, a single genomic window includes:
- a CDS encoding LacI family DNA-binding transcriptional regulator, with translation MNKNMIRIKDIAKLSGVSVGTVDRVIHKRGKVSEKARKKVEKVLEEIDYTPNLLAKTLGSSKVFTIALLIPHPGQDPYWKLSLTGLDIAQKEWRPYHMELQPYFFELENAKSYTAAAEKLLKASPDAVVSAPIFQNEAVDFFKQLDQLGIPYIHFNTMISEVSPLSFIGQDSYQSGKLGASLLHLASKHREGKVTILHIRESVQHSVHFREKERGFRDFFRSIRPSQTVSAVIIEGNDMDTFEEKLIIAIKKNDIKGLFIPTSSGAKLTAGVLEKNGLGHISIVGYDLLKENIALLKNDKIAFLIHQNPSRQLFRGIYHLANHLLFKKKAPSKELFPLEVITAENVDSYLEAVLH, from the coding sequence ATGAATAAAAATATGATCCGGATTAAGGACATTGCCAAGCTTTCCGGTGTGTCTGTTGGCACAGTGGACCGTGTGATCCACAAAAGAGGAAAGGTTTCGGAAAAGGCCAGGAAAAAGGTAGAAAAAGTCCTTGAAGAAATCGATTACACTCCAAATTTACTTGCCAAGACCCTTGGTTCCAGTAAAGTGTTTACCATAGCGCTTTTGATCCCACATCCAGGCCAAGACCCGTACTGGAAGCTATCCTTGACGGGACTGGATATCGCGCAAAAAGAATGGAGGCCTTACCACATGGAACTTCAGCCTTATTTTTTTGAATTGGAAAACGCCAAATCATATACAGCAGCAGCTGAAAAGTTACTAAAAGCCTCTCCAGACGCCGTAGTGAGCGCTCCTATCTTCCAAAATGAGGCGGTTGATTTCTTTAAACAACTTGACCAGCTTGGTATTCCCTATATACACTTTAACACCATGATATCAGAAGTATCACCACTTTCTTTTATCGGTCAGGATTCATATCAAAGTGGAAAACTCGGGGCTTCATTGCTCCACCTCGCTTCCAAACACAGGGAAGGAAAAGTGACTATCCTGCACATCAGGGAAAGTGTACAGCACTCGGTCCATTTCCGTGAAAAAGAAAGGGGCTTCAGAGATTTTTTTCGGTCAATACGCCCTTCACAAACAGTAAGTGCAGTAATCATAGAAGGAAATGATATGGACACTTTTGAGGAAAAGCTCATTATTGCCATCAAGAAAAATGACATCAAAGGCCTGTTTATCCCCACATCATCTGGAGCTAAATTAACCGCTGGTGTACTTGAAAAAAATGGCCTTGGGCACATCAGCATTGTAGGATATGACCTGCTCAAAGAAAATATAGCCTTACTAAAAAATGACAAAATAGCCTTTTTAATCCACCAAAATCCCAGTCGACAATTGTTCCGTGGCATCTACCACCTTGCCAATCACCTTCTCTTTAAGAAAAAGGCCCCCTCAAAAGAGCTGTTTCCCCTCGAAGTAATTACAGCGGAAAATGTAGACTCTTATCTTGAAGCAGTCTTGCATTGA